A region of the Salvelinus namaycush isolate Seneca unplaced genomic scaffold, SaNama_1.0 Scaffold905, whole genome shotgun sequence genome:
CTCTGCATCTGCTGCATCCACCTTTCACAGTAGGGCCAGAGAGTATGGTCCCCCAGAGAGTATGGTCCCCCAGAGAGTATGGTCCCCCAGAGAGTATGGTCCCCCAGAGAGTATGGTCCCCCAGAGAGTATGGCCCCCCAGAGAGTATGGTCCCCCAGAGAGTATGGTCCCCCAGAGAGTATGGTCCCCCAGAGAGTATGGTCCCCCAGAGAGTATGGCCCCCCAGAGAGTATGGTCCCCCAGAGAGTATGGTCCCCCAGAGAGTATGGTCCCCCAGAGAGTATGGCCCCCCAGAGAGTATGGCCCCCCAGAGAGTATGGCCCCCCAGAGAGTATGGCCCCCCAGAGAGTATGGTCCCCCCAGAGAGTATGGTCCCCCCAGAGAGTATGGTCCCCCCAGAGAGTATGGCCCCCCCAGAGAGTATGGTCCCCCCAGAGAGTATGGCCCCCCAGAGAGTATGGCCCCCCAGAGAGTATGGCCCCCCAGAGAGTATGGCCCCCCAGAGAGTATGGCCCCCCAGAGAGTATGGTCCCCCAGAGAGTATGGTCCCCCCAGAGAGTATGGTCCCCCCAGAGAGTATGGTCCCCCCAGAGAGTATGGTCCCCCCAGAGAGTATGGTCCCCCCAGAGAGTATGGCCCCCCCAGAGAGTATGGCCCCCCCGAGAGTATGGCCCCCCCAGAGAGTATGGCCCCCCCAGAGAGTATGGCCCCCCAGAGAGTATGGGTATGAGAgtatgctggtccatgttgactccaatgattcccacagttgtgtcaagttggctggatgtcctttgggtggtggaccgttcttgatacacacaggaaactgttgagtgtgaaaaacccagcggcgttgcagttcttggcacaaaccggtgcgcctggcacctagtaccaaaccccgttcaaaggcacttacatattttgtcttgctcattcaccctctgaatggcacacatacacaatccatgtctcaagggtTAAAAATAATGTTTGAATACTAAAAACAGcgtcccagagtcgcctcttcactgttgacgttgagactggtgttttgcgggttactatttaatgaagctgccagttgaggacttgtgaggcggcTGTTTCTCAAGAATAGAATAGAGACTGATGAGTTTCGGAAGAatggtctttgtttctggccattttgagcctgtaatcaaaccgacaaatgctgatgctccagatactcaactagtctaaagaaggccaattttattgcttctttaatcagaacagttttcagctgtgctaacataattgcaaaagggttttctaatgatcaattagccttttaaaatgataaacttggattagctaacacagcgtgccattggaacataggagtgatggttgctgataatgggcctcttacgcctatgtagatattccataaaaaatcagccgtttccagctacaatagtcatttacaacattatcaatgtctacactgtatttctgatcaattcaatgttattttaatggacaaaaaataggttttctttcaaaacaaggacatttctaagtgaccccaaacttgtgAACAGTAGTGCATATTAGCACTTCCTGTTTTGTACTTCCTGCTTTACTCCTacgggtacactcgcaatggctgcaTCATTGAATTGAATGGGGATACCTGTTCTATTCcttctatttctatggcagcacatgcagtTGGGACGAGATGAGAAAATGTGCGTTTTTAAAAAGATACTTTTTTTGAGACGGAGGGGAAAAAAATCTAACAGGCATTTGTCATCAGTGCATCCTTCCATCCTCGTCTGAAACAGCTGGTCTCTGTTGTGGGGGGGTCAGAGGGATCTATAgacatctagctggtctgttgtgGGGGGGTCAGAGGGATCTATAGACATCTAGCTGGTCTCTGTTGTGGGGGGGTCAGAGGGCTCTATAGACATCTAGCTGGTCTCTGTTGTGGGGGGGTCAGAGGGATCTATAgacatctagctggtctgttgtgggggggggggggggggtcagagggaTCTATAGACATCTAGCTGGTCTCTGTTGTGGGGGGGTCAGAGGGATCTATAGACATCTAGCTGGTCTCTGTTGTGGGGGGGTCAGAGGGATCTATAgacatctagctggtctgttggggggggggggggggggtcagagggatctatagacatctagctggtgtgttgtgggggggggggtcagagggaTCTATAGATATCTAGCTGGTCTCTTGTGGGGGGGTCAGAGGGATCTATAGACATCTAGCTGgtgtgttgtggggggggggtcagagggaTCTATAGACATCTAGCTGGTCTCTGTTGTGGGGGGGTCAGAGGGATCTATAGACATCTAGCTGGTCTCTGTTGTGGGGGGGGTCAGAGGGATCATATGTTACGGTGCAGTAGGTTACGGTGCAGTAGGTTACGGTGCAGTACGTTACGGTGCAGTCACTGCGTTCCCTCTTTGTAGCATTCTGCTGTGGTGTACAGTGATTAGGTTTAGCTGACCCTTGGCTTTGGGGGTTAGCAGCCTCTGTAGTCGTTTCGGACACTGTACTGCCCTTCTTCTCAGGACTGACTTCAGAGAAACCTCCTACAGACTGGAGAAACTCTGCAGAATGACGATACATGAATGCGACATTCATTATAAAGTCCGCTAAGTCACTCATCTCTAGCTATCTTGATTGCTTTTCATACCGTACCCGCCTGCTCCCGCTGGCTATTCATACCGTACCCGCCTGCTCCCGCTGGCTTTTCATACCGTACCCGCCTGCTCCCGCTGGCTTTTCATACCGTACCCGCCTGCTCCCGCTTTCTCTTGAGCTACTTCATGTATAATATAGCCTGTCTTAATAGGAGTGGGACCATATGCAGGCAGATATGGCTGATCAATATTTATTTCTAGTTAACGTAGTAGGCCTAAACTATAGCTTAATCAATATTACTTTTTTCAGGTTGCACCACAACTCGCGTCACTTGGATGCCATCCATTTCAGCCTTCTACCACTCATCTTTTGGGGAGGCCGGGGCAGTTCACTGACGCTGCTTTCATCTTGACAACCAATCCCACGTGTCAGGTGGCAGTTTAGTTTTTTAGAGTGGATCCTCAAAAgtagcccttctctctctctctcgctctgtctctctgtctgtctgtctgtctgtctgtctgtctctctctctctctctctctctgtctgtctgtctgtctgtctgtctgtctgtctgtctgtctgtctgtctgtctgtctgtctgtctctctctctgtctctctgtctgtctgtctgtctctctctctgtctgtctctctctctgtctgtctctctctctgtctctctctctgtctctctctctgtctgtctgtctgtctgtctgtctgtctgtctgtctgtctgtctgtctgtctgtctgtctgtctgtctgtctgtctgtctgtctgtctgtctctctctctctgtcgctctctgtcgctctgtctctctgtctgtctctctgtctctgtctgtctctgtctgtctctgtctgtctctgtctgtctctgtctgtctgtctgtctgtctgtctgtctgtctctgtctgtctctgtctgtctctgtctgtctctgtctgtctctgtctgtctctctgtctctctctctgtctctctctctgtcgctctctgtcgctctctgtcgctctgtctgtctctctgtctgtctctctgtctgtctctctgtctgtctctctgtctgtctctgtctgtctctgtctgtctgtctgtctgtctgtctctgtctgtctgtctgtctctgtctgtctctctctgtctctctctgtctgtctgtctctgtcgctctctgtcgctctctgtcgctctctgtcgctctctgtcgctctctgtcgctctgtcgctctgtctctctgtctgtctctctgtctgtctctgtctgtctctgtctgtctgtctgtctgtctgtctctgtctgtctgtctctgtctgtctctctctgtctctctctgtctgtctgtctctgtcgctctctgacGCTCTCTGACGCTCTCTGACGCTCTCTGACGCTCTCTGacgctctctgtcgctctctgtcgctctctgtcgctctctgtcgctctctgtcgctctctgtcctctaccttctcaactctcctctctctctctcctctctctcctctctctctcctttctctctcctctaccttctcaactcttctctctcctctaccttctcaactcttctctctcctctaccttctcAACTCTTCTCAACTCTTCTCTACCTTctcaactcttctctctcctctaccttctcaactcttctctctcctctctctctctcctctaccttctcaactcttctctctcctctctctctctcctctaccttctcaactcttctctctcctctctctctctcctctaccttctcaactcttctctctcctctctctctctctcc
Encoded here:
- the LOC120043415 gene encoding early nodulin-75-like, whose protein sequence is MVPQRVWSPREYGPPESMVPQRVWPPREYGPPESMVPQRVWSPREYGPPESMAPQRVWSPREYGPPESMVPQRVWPPREYGPPESMAPQRVWPPREYGPPREYGPPREYGPPREYGPPREYGPPREYGPPESMAPQRVWPPREYGPPESMAPQRVWSPREYGPPREYGPPREYGPPREYGPPREYGPPREYGPPREYGPPESMAPPESMAPPESMAPQRVWV